In Papaver somniferum cultivar HN1 chromosome 9, ASM357369v1, whole genome shotgun sequence, the genomic stretch ATGCCCCCTTGTTCAGGAATGGAGCTCAATAAAGGTTTCTGTAATTTCTAGCCACAAGTCTCAGTTCAATTTCAATCCGAATAACAGACAACGAAGACTTATAAATTTCGTTTACTATTATGTGCACATACAAAGTTTCGTTAATTAAGAAATATGCCCATTAGTTTGGTTTTCCTAATACAAAGTTTAGGTACAGTTTAAAAAGTTATTTCTCATTTTAATTAAGTTAAAAATCCAGTAGTAGTTTTGGTGACTTATCGAAGTAAAACCTATTTTTTCTGAAGTGATTATATTTATTGTTCTTGCTTTTGAAGGTGTTTGTATACCAAAAGACGAGAGGATTAGGTTGATTCATTTAATGTGCGTGAGGTGTTTCACTAAGGGTAACTATATCCgactcatagaaatatataaaaCTGGGCCTAGTTAACAAGTTAACCATGGTTATTACGCTTCTGGGATCCATTTtttctctccctttaacaaaagtcTTTATATAAATTGTTAATATCATACTTTAACCAGGACCAAGATAACTAAAAATTCATATATATTGACTACCATTACATCACATAACGTCGCCATCATAATCGCCACATATTTGATCAATAATGATTACCAAATTAACAAGTTGTAATAAGTAGTTGATAGTATATGTTATTCATGGTTCAAAGATAAATAAATTGACATTTTATTTATCATTAGATTGCATTATATTCGTACATTTGATCATTGGTCATGATCAAAACCTATTAATTAAAGGAAATTATTAATAAAGTAAGAACTAAATAATAAGTTGCAGGCTGAACTTTCTTCTGTTCGGGTAATTTCATACGCATCACAGTAGTAAGATTATTTGTCATTGATACAAAGTTATCAATGTCCTGAAGAGGTGCGGTAACTATTTTCACATCCTTTTCGATCTGCTTATCTTCAGAGAAAAAGGCAATTGATAAAAAAACAGGGGTTAGAGAAATTAAACAGAGAACACGGGATGGTTTAATATCAAAAGACAATTGACAAAGAATTTAtattataaaatataaaattgaaagGAAGAATGTAATGAAATCTTATATTAGGAAATACTCGAGGAAAGAAATTTAGGAACAACGTAATCTTGTTGATAGTCGTTTCAAGTAAAATTGAGCACTTTACACAATTTAGAAACATGAAAGAACCACACATGCAAGCATGTTAAACCGAATTTATTGGAAACAATTTTATTTAGGCTTAAGCTATACTAGTTTAGGGGCTTCCGAATTAGTTATGCCCCCTTGTTCAGGGATGGAGATCAATAAAAGTTTCTTCAATTTCTAACCATAAgtctcagttcaattcaaatccGAATAACAAATAACAGAGACTTACAAATTTTGTGTACTATTAGGTGCCCATACAAAGTTTCCTTAATTAAGAAATACTCATAAGTTTGGTTTGCCTAATAGAAAGTTTAGGTACATTTTAAAAAGTTACTTACTCTGTCCCATTATTAATTGACCTAGTAGTACAATttaaaaatgatttatctctcaaactataccacggATATTCGTAAATTTCATATCATTGAAAAGTATTTTAAagcacctacgtaacgaatataaacatgagtatcaaataatataaaatcaactattaaggcgacaaaatctaaaaataaataggtcaattaatagtgggaCAGAGAGAGTATTTCTTAATTTAATTAAGCTGAAAATCCAGTAGTAGTTTGGGATGATTTCTCGAAGCAAaacctatttttttttgaagtgattatgtttttttttcttttaaaggcGTTTGTATACTAAAAGAAGAAGTCAATTTCAGAATTTATTAGCAAAACAATTTTATAAGTTAACTTTCTTGCTTCTAAAAATCATTTTTAAAATTTATTAAACCCAAATTCtaacttcttttttattttggCTTCTAAAAGTCGAAAGACTCACTCTAAAGATGAATCTAAAATAATGTTTTGAAACCAGAACCATGACTTCATTCCAGTAGTTGgaagcaaaaacattttgcttCATAAAAAATTGGCTATTTTGTTTCTATAATTTATTTTGAAGTTGTGTCTCCAAGCTAACTCCTGATTTTTTTGCTTCTAGAAATCAGAAGAGTTGTTTCTACATATGAATCGAAAACAGTGTCTGGAAACCAAAACTAAAAATTCATTCCACAAGTCAGGACCAAAAACATTTTGCTTCATAAAAATAACTTTTTTTATCTCTTTAAAAGTTATTTGAAATTTGTATTCTCAAACTAACTTCTCATTTCTCTTACTTTCAGAAATCCAGAAATAACTTCTTAACTAGTATCAAATCACCCTCTAAAAATCAAAGCTAAACTTCTTAACTAGTATTGAATCACCCTCTAAAAATCAAAGCTAAAACCAATAACCCTCTAAAATTTTTACTTTCTGAAGTCGAGAAATGCCGATATCActatagtacagtggtaaagaTACTAGGTGATGACAactaggggtgggacttgggttggttggACGGGTTAGAAGGCTTGGACGAGGCAGACCCAAGCTAGGAATCCTGTGTCCAGATTGCCCATCTAACCCGTGGAACCCATGGAGGTACTTCCCAAGTCCGCCCAAATTATGTCCCTCTGGTTTCCCGGATTCCTCGGGTTGGCCCAAGTTTCGCTAGACAAACAATTCCTTAACATGACAATGAcaaattttaataataataagatTCAACTACTCCATTTACCTTAAATTTTCAAATAACGGAAGATTATTTAcaataatattttcttttttcatattgaatgattaatgagattgatataatttatattttcattattatatTTGAATATATTATCTAAAATTACTCTAAATAGATAATAATATCAATTACAAAAATAGTTTTACATCGTTATATCATAGTTCTTCGGGTTGGACGGGTTGTTTGGGTTAAAAATATTTGTGCCTATGCTTGCCCAAATTTAACTCGGGTTTATAAAATTTATGTCCAATTGCCCAAAATTTTAAAATACGTTGCCCATATCCGTCTAACGTTTGGGTTGGATGGGTTAACCCAACCCAAATCCCACCCCTAATGACAACAACGACTTTGAGTTCCAAACTCGTCCACACCAAATTCTTTActtataacaaaaataaaaattctttacggtaaaaaaataaaataaagtctagTATCTAGTATCTAATCACCctctaaaaattaaaatcaaagatAAAAACATTAAAACCAAACATAACTCTCTTCTTTTCTTACTTACACACGACGTAATACGCTCCTTATTCCCAACAAATCAACTTTAACACTGCTTCTTCTTCGTGCTTGATTCAGGTATGACTTGTAATCCAATTTCATCTGATtatctttgttttttttaattcccTATCTCAAATCTGAAATAATTAAGATCAATATTTGCTAAGAGAAGAGTTCAAATCTAGGTCTTCACTATTGATTGGTGTGGATTAACTACTATGTTGTAAATTAGGTTACGATTTTGGGCGTCATGCTGGTACGGATGATTATACAGTTTACTAACTTTAATCGAGTGGCAAGCCATTAATATGCCTCTCTATAATTTCGTAAGGATTTTGTATGCATAGTAGATCCACTTGCGTTTGGTACAAAAACAGCTATTTATTGAGTGTGCTGACATTGTGTTTGTGAAATTGCTCAAGTGAAAAAAAATACTAAGGAAATAAAGTTACTCTTATGTCTTAATTCAGACCTTTCAAGTAAGATACAACCAAGTAGCTGAGGTCTTGGATGGAATTTCACTTGATTTACTCAGTTTTCAGGAAAAAATTTGTTGGAGTTTGAACTAAACTTAAGCAACACAGTAAGACGAAGTCTTAGGACTTAGTTGTGAGTTAACAATGTGTGAGTAGTACTCGTACATATTAGTGTTCACTGAGTTGTTATTTAGGGGTTGTGTATGGTTCGATCATTAGTTGTTAGAGTTAGTGGTGACAGTGAGGAATGGAAGTCCTAGTCTTTAGGGAAGTTTAGCATTGCTATAGTGCCTATTCGTTAGAAACCAGTTGAGTTTTGTAGCCTCAAAGGTGTGTCTTTGCTATTGATTTAAGAAATTGCTAAAAATGTTTACAGAAATGTAGTCTCTGCGAGATATTGCTCATTCCTCTCTACTCTCTCTCTATGCCAAATACTACATTTGGTGTTATTTTGTGTGAAGAGAAGAAGCTAAAAGTTCGATTCGTTTCCGCTGTTGTTGTAAGTTGTATACCTTGTTATGTTCTAAGGTTGTGTGAGGAGTTATCGGTTGTGTGAGAACTTGTATTTCCCCAAAGAAGTTTTGGTGTGACGCGTTTTTTGAAGATTGTTAGAAGAAATTCCTTGACTAAAGTAGGAATTTGGTTTCATGTCATGAAACAAGCAGATGAAACGAGCCGCAGCTCTTGCTTGTTGACAAAGTGAAGTCTGTTAAGCATGCTACCAGATGCATTATGGACAGCCAAAGTGAAGTCTGTGCAGGTGGAGTTTGAGACTTCGTAAAAGAATCCTAATGTAAAGCAGTTAAGCAAGCCGGGTAAAAAAATACAGAGTTTTGATTAGTTTGTCTGTTCATTCTATTTCTTACATTTGAAGTCAATTATCTGGTTATAATGAATGCATCGTAAGATTGTGGATGCTTTTATTGTAATTGGCTATAAGTAAGAGACAAGTGACTTGGTGGATTAAGTCACCTTATACACTAACCTGTTTAGGTGGCTTGCTGTGTTATGAGATTTCTTTAGACCACTAACAGGTTGAAGCCAGGTGTAACAGTAGAGCAAGTTCAACCAGGTGCTCATCGTTGCTAAGTGAATAAGTGAAGTTTGATGCTTTGTGAAAGAAACCCAAGGTGATTCCAGCAACTGAGTTAATGCCGTACTAATAGTTGAAGCCGTGATTAACAGCAACCGCAGGAAGTGTTGCAGCTGCGCAAGTTATGTGGTAGAAGAATTTATTCTTTCCTAGTTTGAGTAGTTTaagtttaagggaggatgttggagtTTGAGCTAAGCTCAAACTACACAGTAAGACGAAGTCGTGAGTAATACTCGCACATATTACTGTTCACTGAGTTGTTATTTAGGGGCTGTGTATGGCTTGATCATAAGTTGTTAGAGTTAGTGGTGACAGTGAGGAATGGAAGTCCTAGTCTTTAGGGAAGTTTAGCATTGCTATAGTGCCTATTCTTTAGGAGCCAGTTGAGTTTTGTAGCCTATAAAGGTATGTCTTTGCTATTAATGAAATTGCTAAAAGTGTTAACAGAAATGTAGTCTCTGAGAGTTATTTGTTCATTCCTCTCTACTCTCTCTCTCTATGCCACAAATCCTACAAAAATTCCTTCATGGAAAGGATATCTGAATAGTTGTTTACTGTCATTTTAGTTTAAGAGCGAAAATCTTGTGAAACGATTATCTGATGGGTGGTATTTATATGATTTGATAGATATGGGGGAACTGGCAGCGGAGAAACATGTGCAATATATTATATCAATCGAGAAGGTTTGGGATTCTGAATGATTATGTGTTTGCTGCTTTGGAATTTGTTGTTGTAATCAGCTTTGATATTTTGCTTTTAATTGTATTTTAGAAAAAGGATACTTTTGAAGCTGTGGTGATGGAGCACCTGAGAATGAGCGGTGCATATTGGGGTTTGACCACTCTTGATCTCCTGGGAAAGCTTGGAGCTGTGGATAAAGATGAGATTGTTTCGTGGGTTATGCAGTGCCAGCACGAATCTGGTTAGTGAGCTAATCTGTTCATTGCTTAGGGTACCCTAGAATTGGCTGTATTAGTCCTAAATGCCAAGAATGGACCTGAATTTAAGATTATCCGGAATTTATCTGTTTATATATGAGCCCAATCTACTGTGCCTTAGTTGCACTCAATTTAACAGTATGCCAAAAAGTATGTTTTATTCTCCATTTCTCTTGTGCAGGTGGCTTTGCTGGTAATATTGGCCATGATCCCCACATGCTCTACACGCTTAGCGCAGTGCAAGTTTTGGCTCTCCTCGACAAGCTCGATGTTCTGGACGTTGATAAAATATCAAGCTGTATCCTTTTGTAGTATATTAACTGCTTTGAATGTTTCTTCAAAGAGGTATCAGATCCATTCATTTCTTGATTTCCTTAATTTTAAGGTCAGACATCGCCGGACTTCAGAATCAAGATGGATCGTTTGCAGGAGACATTTGGGGTGAAATTGATACCCGGTGCATTCCTCCTTCCTAATTCCTCTTTGATTTGTGAGTTCTAGTtagcatgataaaaaaaaatgaaacatttgGTTTCTGATGAtcatttttccttgaatttaGGTTTTCGTATATCGCAATTTCATGTCTCTCACTATTGCATCGTTTGGATAAAATCAATGTGGAAATGGCTGTTGAATACATTGTGAGCTGTAAGAATTTGGATGGTGGATTTGGGTGCACACCTGGTGGGGAGTCTCATGCAGGGCAGAGTATGTAATTTACGTTAAATTTGTGTTTCAGTTGTAAGAAAATTTTCTTGGCAGTAGTTTATGGATCGGAAAAGAATAGTTTTCCATCAGAGACATCATAGGTTCCACATGTTTGCATTTGTTAGGCTTTCAGTTCAGTGATCCTAGGGTGTTGCGAATGTGTTTGCAGTTTTTTGCTGTGTGGGTGCACTTGCTATAGCAGGTTCCTTACACCACGTTGACAAAGACCTTCTTGGATGGTGGTTATGTGAAAGGCAAGTTAAATCTGGAGGTCTAAATGGACGACCCGAGAAGCTTCCCGATGTAAGTCTTCTAATTACTTTATTTTTCTATATTTAGTTTTCATGTCTTTATATCCCGAGAATGATTTTCATCCATTTTTTTCAGGTTTGCTACTCTTGGTGGGTTCTTTCTAGCCTAATTCTCATTGATAGAGTGCATTGGATAGACAAAGACAAGCTTGCTAAATTCATTCTAGATTGTCAGGTGCCTACCTCAGTTTCTCATCAGGCTTCTTATCTCGATTTCTGTATGATATTCTCATTTGGCAATGTTCTAAGTAGTGTTTCAATATATGTTCAAAATTGTAGGATAAAGAGAATGGAGGAATATCTGATAGGCCAGATGATGCTGTTGATGTCTTCCATACATATTTTGGTGTGGCAGGTAAATTTGACCTCTCCCTTTGCTGTTATTCGCCCTTTTATGATTACCCAGTAGCGCAAAGATCACAAAATAAAATTTGGAGAATAACATCTCCCTTGACGGCTTGACTCACTGTTTGCGTAAATCCaggggatatatatatatatgtatatatatatatatatataattgttttatttCGCTGAAACACAGTCCATTCCTAGCCCACAAAATATTTCTAGCAGACTGCGTTACTAGCATCTACTGTAAACCATGGCTAAACTGATTCGTTTTCTTTATTATAATTGTCGAACTTGTTTCTAATCTTTTCTTGTACCTTGGTGATGCAGGTCTTTCGCTTCTTGAGTATGCTGATATAAAACCGATAGATCCAGCCTATGCTTTACCTGTTGATGTTGTAAATAGGATCTTCTTAAACAAAAAGGACTCAGCCTAACAAGCAAACCCTGTATTGACAACTTCCAACTTCCAAATAGGATTTTCAATTTGGCGTAGCTTAGTATTGTCTCCCAGTTCAAGTTTAGATGATTAAAAGAAAACTAGTGCAAGTTGTATGTTTCCAGTCAAGTTGATAATCCTACGTCTTTCTCCTTTCTTCTTGGACCGAGGTTGGATCTTGTAGCTGTCGGGTACAACATGTAGTGACATTTTCGAGCCACCAGTCCCATGAATTTTGTGTGAAACAGCaaaataagcaaaaaaaaaaaaaaaaaaaaaagaaaagaaaaaggctgCAGAATTTTAATGTGGTTGAGCCATGTGTGCTTACATCCACTTAGGTTCATAATTTCCCAATTTTTCGGTATACAACAACTTCAATCTCCAAACTTAAATTTGCCATCAAAATCCAAACACATAAAAATACACAACCCACACAAAATCAAAGtaaatctcttttcttttttttttctttctttcttttgttggttcaacattatGTACCACGGGACCTCTTTCGTTCAGACCGTACCTTCTGCGATGAACTCCGACTGTATTTCAAGATATTCGATTTACTTCTCGATAACCCATTGGTCGTAACATCAAGAAAGAAATAATCCCCTTTGCTGCCGTTATCTCCTTCAACACCTTGATGTCCGTCAAATTCATCCAGACCAATCAACTTCTCGATCGAAACATCGTTACTCGGCACTATACAATCACTTTCTTCTGATAAGCCACCAAAAAACGGATTGTTCTCATTAATTATCTCAAGTAACTTGCTCTTCATTTTGTTCTCAGCTTTCGTTTTTCCCTCCAATTGAGCTGCACTTACTTCTGACTTTGATCTGCTTAAAATCTTTTTCTTTGGCTCGTCGACTTTTACctcagtttttcttttcttgaagcTAAATCTTACTGATGAATTTGACCGAGCTAAGCCACTAGTACCTTGAACCTTACCTCCATTTCTTCTCGGCGTAATAACAAGATCACCATTTTTCCTAGGAGTGATGACTATTTTACCATTTGCTTGAGGCGAGATAACAATCTCACCATTCTTATGTGGTGAAATGACAATCTCGCTGTTTTTGCGTGGAGATGATATGACAATATCACCGTTCTTGCGCGGCGAAAGAACAATAAGATCCCATTTGTCGCTGGAAGACCAATCGAGTTTGCGCTCAGAAGGCCAGAAGAGAGGTCCATCGGTGTCGACTTCATGTATATCATTAGCAGTCTTCGATAACTTCTCATTAGAATTCAGTACATGGCTCAATATGTCATTTGAATTACCAACTTGCACCAAGTCATTTGTGCTGCTTTTAGGTGAGTTCACTAACCAAACAACAATTTCATCCTTGTCTGTTGACGCCCCTTCTTTCCCTTGCAAAACAAGATTTTCTGACGATTCATGAAGGACCAAGCATGCATCTTCAATAGGGTTTATTTTAGACCCGTCAACAGACAAAAAGAAACTAGTAGAATCTGCTGATATCGAGTCGATATCACTAGTATCGTAAAACAAATCAAATGATGATTGATTAGTAAAGAAACTATAAGATGGGTGTTAGTCCTCAacggagttgggggagttgggtgtagttgtgttttttcccgttagtcgtgagggagttcgagtgagtctctcaaaatccccgttagtcgtgggagagtttagaagagtctccccaactccctagaaaaccccgttagtcgtgggggagtttgaaagaaactcttaaactccctgttagtggtaaaaattagaatgatagggagtttgttttttttgggagttctagggagttatTTTTCCCTCACTCCAAATcgctcaaaaaagtagagattttgggagagtctctcaaactccctacactcaacacaccaaactctctcaaactccctatactctcttacactccctccaAATCTCCAAGATTTAAAATACATTAtactccctccaactcactcgtggactaaccccatGAAAGTATCTGATGAGTCACACATTGACATAACCTGGTCATTGTCACCCGAAATCAGTTGTTTACGTATTCTTTTACGTCGCGGATTGATATCATCGTCGTCGTCATCGTCATCGTTTTCATCTTGACCATCTTCACTTTGTGTTTTGTTGCTTAGAAGATTGAGGATGATTGAACTCTTCCCACGTCTTAATCTAATTGATTGTTTTCCAAACCTTGATGATCTTCTTAATGAACGGGGGTGTCGTTCGTCGAATTTCTTGTGTGAAGATACAGGTATTGGAGATGAAACCTTGACAAATTCAGTACTAGTAgtagttgatgatgatgagtttTCTTTGGATGATCTTGGAATGGTCATGATATATTGGGGGAGGAAATTTGGTAAAATGGGGTTTTGTGGTGACAGTTGTTTGTTCAATGAAATATGATATACAAAGATAGCTTTATATCACAAATATTGTAATTTAAAATGGTAAAAGTTGAGAAAAGAATTTTTAAAATgctataaaaataattttttgattcttttattTATTCTTCTGCATTTTTTCTAGTGAGTGAGTATTGTTTGGAAGCATGGAAGGGGGAATGAGGCAAGCATGTCATTAGATTGAAAACTTCAAACCTTCAAAGAGGTCTTACCTAGACACTGTACTTGCATTGCATAAGTCATTGGAAAAATTGAGGAATGAACAGGGTTGAGAAAGTTTAAAGAAATATTCCAAAAATGCTGGCGGACAGCTCCTTAAATTAGTATGTGTTAGATTTTATCTTAAACCCTAGCCTAAAAGCCATGTGAACTCATTATTCAGTAGAAAATATGATGAGAAACTCCACCGTACAACTCAGAATTATAGCTCTAGTTTAAGTTTTAGTATTATAGTGCAAAATTAGTGATTATTTTTTCTTTCCGGCAAAACAAAAGCAGAGTAAACTCTTGGAATGTTCTATCTTGATTTCATTGAAATTTTAACTAAACCACTACCCATTTCCTTATAAACATACCCACCACCTCTCAAATTAGTCAAAAGTAGTGACTCCATTTCTAATTCtttatagcgcgtttggatattAGAGGCAGAAGTGTTTCTGCTTCTGAACTTCTAGAAGTTGCTTCGGAGAAGTTGAAAAGTTAGTTTAACAACTACCTAACTTATAAGTTGAAAAACAAATAAGCAAGTTTGGCTCGTTCACAAGTTGGAAGTCAAAATATCATTGTTATGTTTACAAGAAAATTCAGAAATATACATTCTTTCAACAACAAAGAACTAGTACAAGCTTGTCGTCGTAATAACTTCTTATAAAGCTCGGTACTCATCTCCCTCATCACCATCGTCTCCTTCAGCAGACTCGGCACCAACCTCCTCATAATCCTTCTCAAGAGCAGCAAGATCCTCACGAGCTTCATAAAATTCTCCTTCTTCCATACCCTCGCCAACATACCAGTGACAAATTTGTGTTCAATGTGAGAGAAGACCTGAGCAACACTGGTGGAGCTCAGGGCCGGTCCTGAGATTTTTTTTGCCCCAAAACAGACCCAAAATATGTTGCCCTGTTGTAAGTTTTGTGGCTTCGTTTCCGTACTAAAAAGCTAAAATACTAATCAACATTTGATCATCGATGATCCATGGTCAATTAATATCATAATCGAAATGGAAAAACATGAGATGGCGTCCAAATTTTCGCATAAGAAGGTGGAAAAAGAACCCCAAAGGCCAAACATATAATAATAGCTCGTAATCTTGAGTACCTATAGTATGTTGTGTGTCTCTGACTCTCTGGAGTAAGAATTGCGGGAAAGTTTTGAACTATATATAGCTAGATCTTATCATCCTAAGAAACCGTGCGATATGTCGACATGTAGACTAAGTAGAAATTGATTTTGAATAACTAAATCGAACCAAAATCCCCGAAAAAGTAGAAATGGAGTTGCATCCCTGAAAAATAAAATTTCTACTGAATCTATATCGGATTCAGTTACAAAATTTAACAACTCACATATACATAACGGCACTATATATTACCCTAAACCCTAAAACTTAGTGAGATTGGCGGAGATCAATTTTTTTGAATGGAAAACATCCGGAAATTTTAACAATCCACTTAAGTTGATTCCTAATCAACTGAAAAAACTACTTTTTCATCTTAGATCTTCATACTAGTtccaattcttttgatagttactATGGTACACATTCCTATTTTGTTGTCCCCATAAAAGCATCTCCAATGGAGTATGGATATCTAAAAATATTGATGACATGTAAGAATCTGGAGACTCCCGGAGAAAAAAACTTCTCCAACCGTGATTGTATGATTAATATTTTGGATGACCCGGAGTTTCGAGTTTGGGTGAGAGTATCTACTTTTAGAAACTCTCCTGCATACCCACGTCACCAATTgccctatttttttttttaattatttttcggATTTGTTTTCCGAATATTTGTTTTCGGTcgtcttctttttttctccccctttcttccattaacaaaaaaaaataaaaaaaagtgctTCCTCCGAAGATTGCAGTCCATAGCAGCTATTTGGGGTTTTTTCTTCAGTCTGTGTATGTGATTTCAACGGAATTAAGGTATTTTTTTCTTACTTCATCTCTTGTCTGGTTTTAGCATTTTGGGTGTGAGAGTTCTCGAGGAATCAATAGCTAGGTTTTAATCTTGATTTGAGATCCTATGCTCTGACTGCATTAGCGAGAAGGTTTATACTGTCGGAGTGGTAGGGCGTAGTGGATTGGTTCTTTCTTCACATCAGTAAggttaattaaaagaaaaaaattctatGGTTAGCAAATCTTCCCACATACAAAGTTTATCAATCTTTTGAACATCTCCCTCATTAGACTTCACAGTGGTATATATCAACTGGATTATTGCTGCAACAGCAGTGAAGGCCGACGATGAAAGGAAACTGCTTTTTAATAAAATGATACTGAAATTGATCGATTGCAATCGGAGTTCTACAAAGCAGGTGGCATATTGTTAAGGGACCGGCTCGTATGTGGAAAGCAAAAGATCTTGgaaaaattatgaaaacatgtatcATCCTACATAACATGATTATCGAAAATGAGCGAGACCAAGGGATCGATCCACAAGATTGGGAGCCTCATATAAATGAAAGGGTTGAGCATTCTGCTAACTTACAACATGACACTACATTTCTGGTTTCAAGGATGATTATGCGAATGAAAAGGGTCAGGAACCCTGAGCTACACATGGAATTACAGAAAGACCTCATCAATCACTTGTGGAGTATACGCGAAGATTGTTCGAATTAGACTCTTCCTCGTTCTAACTGGAAGGAGACAAGTGCATGGATGATTAGAGAATGATGACAAGAAGAGGACTGGAATTGATTCCTGAAGATCGTGGACGGGTTCCAATTTTAGAGTACCAAAGTTTTTAATTATTTAGCTTTTATCTTCGGTTTTTTAGTACAACAATGTTAATTCAAATAAAAGTTTCAAGTACAGGATTATACGAATTCTGTATTGGATTTTTTTGTTTCGCAATTGAAATGACTTGCTTAATTTCTTTTGTATTAGGAAAGGGTTTAAAGTTGTAATGACAACTAGTATCTCATCAGATGTTCATGTTGGTTATTGTTCCTGGGCATGACATTATGGCACCCTTACAACCAAAGAGAGAAAAGACACTTACAAGCACTAACAGCAATTGGTCACAGTAATCTGCTGCAGCTACTGTATAAGTTTTGAATTTTAACAATTCTATCCTATCATGTCATGTTAACTGGTGTATTCAGTATATATCATAAAAATTAAGTGAGGCAATGCATAATTTAAACAACACTTTCTCCATACCTCACAATTACTTGTAGCTCATTTTAACTTAAATGTTCAAAACCAAACCGAACTGCTAACACTATTTTTTATTGCATGTAGAAAAAATACCAATGATATCTAGCTAAACTGAAATATGTAAATCATCTAAATCAATCATCACGTTGTTTCCCACCTCATTCCCGAATAGTCCTTCTTTCTCCCATTCTTTCAAGA encodes the following:
- the LOC113307607 gene encoding geranylgeranyl transferase type-2 subunit beta 1-like; protein product: MGELAAEKHVQYIISIEKKKDTFEAVVMEHLRMSGAYWGLTTLDLLGKLGAVDKDEIVSWVMQCQHESGGFAGNIGHDPHMLYTLSAVQVLALLDKLDVLDVDKISSYIAGLQNQDGSFAGDIWGEIDTRFSYIAISCLSLLHRLDKINVEMAVEYIVSCKNLDGGFGCTPGGESHAGQIFCCVGALAIAGSLHHVDKDLLGWWLCERQVKSGGLNGRPEKLPDVCYSWWVLSSLILIDRVHWIDKDKLAKFILDCQDKENGGISDRPDDAVDVFHTYFGVAGLSLLEYADIKPIDPAYALPVDVVNRIFLNKKDSA